From a single Hypanus sabinus isolate sHypSab1 chromosome 7, sHypSab1.hap1, whole genome shotgun sequence genomic region:
- the hand2 gene encoding heart- and neural crest derivatives-expressed protein 2 gives MSLVGGFPHHPVVHDGYPFAAAAAAAAASRCHEESPYFHGWLISHAEMSPPDYTMAPNYSPEYANGGGGLDHTSYGGVSSAVAAAAAAGGRPTKRRGTANRKERRRTQSINSAFAELRECIPNVPADTKLSKIKTLRLATSYIAYLMDLLAKDDQNGETEAFKAEIKKVDVKEEKRKRELNEVLKNTVSSSDKKTKGRTGWPQHVWALELKQ, from the exons ATGAGTTTAGTTGGAGGATTTCCTCATCACCCTGTGGTACACGATGGTTATCCGTTCGCCGCCGCGGCAGCTGCGGCGGCCGCCAGCCGCTGTCATGAAGAGAGCCCATACTTCCACGGTTGGCTCATCAGTCATGCCGAGATGTCTCCCCCCGATTACACGATGGCGCCCAACTACAGCCCCGAGTACGCGAACGGCGGCGGGGGCCTCGATCACACGTCGTACGGGGGTGTTTCGTCGGCagtggcggcggcggcggcggcgggagGCCGACCGACCAAGCGCAGGGGCACGGCTAACCGCAAGGAGAGGCGCAGGACTCAGAGCATCAACAGCGCCTTCGCCGAGCTACGGGAGTGCATCCCCAACGTGCCCGCGGACACCAAGCTGTCCAAGATCAAAACCTTGCGTCTAGCCACCAGCTACATCGCCTACCTCATGGACCTCCTGGCGAAGGATGACCAGAATGGAGAGACGGAGGCCTTCAAAGCGGAAATCAAAAAGGTGGATGTTAAGGAGGAAAAGAGGAAGCGAGAGTTG AATGAAGTTCTGAAGAATACAGTCAGCAGCAGCGACAAGAAAACAAAAGGAAGGACTGGTTGGCCGCAGCACGTCTGGGCTTTGGAACTCAAACAGTGA